From Methanocella paludicola SANAE, a single genomic window includes:
- the truD gene encoding tRNA pseudouridine(13) synthase TruD translates to MVRPTHFELERLMGIDAYLTDEDGVGGDLRVEPGDFRVKEVSDFKYGTSGDFLIVRLTKENWETHHLIRDLSRQLGISEERIGIAGTKDKRAVTTQLMSIRGASEEQLSRIDLPRVRLEPLGRANKDIGLGDLRGNDFDITVRNISLPLAECEARLRAIDANMAKAGGIPNFFGYQRFGIVRPITHLVGKKLLTGDVEGAAMDYIARSFPGESEENKKVRNMVMGTRDFKEGIRLYPLNLRYERTMMHHLIERPGDYAGAFRSLSPKLLKLFIHAYQSYLFNKLLSRRLLDGLPLNEPLEGDVVCFTDAQGQPDTSKLETVTKRNLPDIKFLIKRDRAYVTLPLIGSDSGLDAGRAGEEERRVLDEEGIKAGDFTVAAMPDLASAGLRRQILLNARPSINTGDGNATFKFFLPRGCYATTVLREYMKASPEQMD, encoded by the coding sequence ATGGTCCGCCCTACGCATTTTGAGCTTGAGCGGCTGATGGGCATCGATGCCTACCTTACGGATGAGGACGGCGTAGGCGGCGACCTGCGCGTCGAGCCCGGCGACTTTCGCGTTAAGGAAGTCTCTGACTTCAAGTACGGCACGTCCGGCGATTTTTTGATCGTGAGGCTCACCAAGGAGAACTGGGAGACTCACCACCTTATCCGGGACCTTTCCCGGCAGCTTGGCATCAGCGAGGAGCGCATCGGCATCGCCGGCACCAAGGATAAGCGTGCCGTTACTACGCAGCTTATGAGCATCCGGGGCGCCTCCGAAGAGCAGCTTTCCCGTATCGATCTGCCTCGAGTGAGGCTGGAGCCCCTCGGGCGCGCTAACAAGGATATCGGGCTTGGAGACCTCCGCGGCAACGACTTCGACATCACGGTCCGGAACATCTCTCTGCCGCTAGCCGAATGCGAGGCCCGCCTCAGGGCCATCGACGCAAACATGGCAAAGGCAGGCGGCATACCCAACTTCTTCGGGTATCAGCGCTTCGGCATCGTCCGTCCCATCACGCATCTCGTAGGTAAGAAGCTGCTCACAGGAGATGTCGAAGGGGCCGCCATGGACTATATCGCCCGGTCGTTCCCGGGCGAGTCCGAAGAAAATAAAAAAGTACGGAACATGGTCATGGGCACGCGAGACTTCAAGGAGGGCATACGCCTCTATCCTCTGAACCTGCGCTACGAGCGCACCATGATGCACCATCTTATCGAGCGTCCCGGCGACTATGCAGGCGCATTCCGCTCATTGTCCCCCAAACTCCTGAAGCTCTTCATCCACGCGTACCAGTCATATCTCTTCAATAAATTACTGAGCCGGCGCCTTCTGGACGGGCTACCGCTCAACGAGCCGCTCGAAGGCGATGTCGTGTGTTTCACGGATGCGCAGGGCCAGCCCGATACGTCGAAACTCGAGACGGTAACGAAGAGGAACCTGCCCGACATCAAATTTTTAATAAAGCGGGACCGGGCCTACGTGACGCTACCGCTCATCGGCAGCGACTCAGGGCTTGATGCCGGCAGGGCAGGAGAGGAGGAGCGCAGGGTACTCGACGAGGAAGGCATTAAGGCCGGGGATTTCACGGTCGCCGCCATGCCGGACCTGGCGTCGGCGGGACTACGAAGGCAAATACTGCTGAACGCCAGGCCTTCGATAAATACCGGCGATGGTAACGCCACCTTCAAATTTTTCCTGCCGCGGGGATGCTATGCCACGACCGTCCTGCGGGAGTACATGAAAGCAAGCCCCGAACAGATGGATTAA
- a CDS encoding geranylgeranyl reductase family protein produces the protein MEFDVVVVGAGPAGSMAAKYAAKNGARTLLIEEHAMIGSPVSCTGHISVKALNECELPEGNFINKRIRGAFVYAPNYHSIPIDGKRTMTYVVERKIMDREMAKAAASAGAEIWVDTAVRSVKKVNGGVVLEAVSEGKRTEIPAKVVIGADGVKSMVAKSAGLGRIPHVCAGIQVEASYEPRDDEFVEVFLGQRYVPKFFAWAVPTSGDCCRIGLNADSDAHMYLDRLLKEHEIVSKKARGTVDLIMGGIPVGTLKSTVTDGVLIVGDAAGQVKPVSYGGIYMGTRCAKIAGEVAAKAAIEDNVCSARLKEYERRWRGEFGRELAFGLEFRKIFGRMTDEDFNEAVTALDDPEILDMITQYGDIDRPSLLARQFFKLSTKERVWRFVKLFSRVFF, from the coding sequence ATGGAATTCGACGTTGTTGTGGTTGGCGCGGGCCCTGCGGGCTCGATGGCGGCGAAGTATGCGGCGAAGAACGGTGCCAGGACGCTGCTCATCGAGGAGCACGCCATGATAGGGTCCCCGGTCTCCTGCACAGGCCACATCAGCGTGAAGGCGCTCAACGAGTGCGAGCTGCCCGAGGGCAATTTTATTAACAAGCGTATTCGAGGCGCTTTCGTCTATGCGCCCAATTATCATTCTATTCCTATTGACGGTAAGCGCACCATGACCTATGTCGTGGAGCGCAAGATCATGGACCGGGAGATGGCCAAGGCTGCTGCATCCGCGGGCGCCGAGATATGGGTGGATACGGCCGTGCGCTCTGTTAAAAAGGTCAATGGCGGGGTCGTGCTCGAAGCGGTAAGCGAAGGTAAGAGAACGGAGATACCGGCGAAGGTCGTCATCGGGGCCGATGGCGTGAAGAGCATGGTCGCAAAGAGCGCCGGCCTTGGCCGCATACCGCACGTTTGTGCGGGCATCCAGGTGGAGGCGAGCTACGAGCCCCGGGACGACGAGTTCGTGGAGGTATTTCTGGGCCAGAGGTACGTGCCAAAATTTTTCGCCTGGGCGGTGCCCACATCCGGCGATTGCTGCCGGATCGGCCTGAACGCCGACAGTGACGCGCACATGTATCTTGACCGGCTGCTGAAGGAGCACGAGATCGTCTCAAAGAAGGCCCGGGGGACTGTTGATCTAATTATGGGGGGCATACCCGTAGGCACGCTGAAGAGCACGGTGACCGATGGAGTGCTTATCGTCGGCGACGCTGCCGGCCAGGTAAAGCCGGTATCGTACGGCGGCATCTACATGGGCACGAGGTGCGCCAAGATCGCCGGCGAGGTGGCCGCTAAAGCAGCCATCGAGGATAATGTTTGCTCGGCGAGGCTTAAAGAGTATGAGCGCCGCTGGCGCGGCGAGTTCGGCCGGGAGCTGGCGTTCGGGCTGGAGTTCAGGAAAATTTTCGGCCGCATGACGGACGAGGACTTTAACGAGGCCGTGACGGCGCTGGACGACCCCGAGATCCTGGACATGATAACGCAGTATGGCGATATCGACCGCCCGTCCTTGCTGGCCAGACAGTTCTTTAAGCTGTCGACCAAGGAGCGCGTGTGGCGTTTCGTGAAGCTTTTCTCCAGGGTGTTCTTCTAG
- a CDS encoding FAD-dependent oxidoreductase has protein sequence MIFEVTGEEAIKPRVWETAVAEVIPRTKDVKSFRFPKPEGFQHKAGQWMYINIKIEGTQKLHHFTISSSPTENYLEFTKKITDSQYSQALDKMKPGDWAKINAPFGEFTYSGEKIKIGALTGGIGITPLHSICRYCVDEKLPTSIVMLYSNKTEDEIVFKDELEEMHKADPNIVVKNVLTRQPDWKGLKGHVNTDMIKEQIPDYRERVFYICGPPSLNEAMKKALEGLNLREDQIKLEDFTGYQ, from the coding sequence ATGATATTCGAAGTCACCGGTGAAGAGGCGATCAAGCCCCGCGTCTGGGAGACGGCTGTGGCCGAGGTCATCCCGCGCACGAAAGACGTCAAGAGTTTCCGCTTCCCAAAGCCGGAAGGCTTCCAGCACAAGGCGGGCCAGTGGATGTATATTAACATTAAGATCGAGGGCACGCAGAAGCTGCATCACTTTACCATCTCCAGCAGCCCCACTGAGAACTACCTTGAATTTACGAAAAAGATCACGGATAGCCAGTATTCTCAGGCGCTTGATAAGATGAAGCCCGGCGACTGGGCGAAGATCAATGCTCCTTTCGGCGAGTTCACCTATAGCGGGGAGAAAATAAAGATCGGCGCCCTCACGGGCGGCATCGGCATCACGCCGCTACATAGTATATGCCGGTATTGCGTGGACGAGAAGCTCCCGACGAGCATTGTCATGCTCTACTCGAACAAAACTGAGGACGAGATCGTCTTTAAGGATGAGCTCGAGGAGATGCATAAGGCTGATCCGAATATTGTCGTGAAGAATGTACTGACCCGGCAACCGGACTGGAAAGGGTTGAAAGGGCACGTCAACACAGATATGATCAAAGAGCAGATACCCGACTACCGGGAGCGTGTGTTTTATATCTGCGGCCCGCCCAGCCTGAACGAGGCCATGAAAAAGGCGCTGGAAGGGTTGAACTTAAGGGAAGACCAGATCAAGCTCGAGGACTTTACTGGATATCAATAA
- a CDS encoding DNA topoisomerase VI subunit B, which translates to MTPAKAGTKAEAKVEAKLPKADSPIAVELAKKQKAISVAEFFEKNRHMLGFDSLPRCLITCVKEAVDNALDACEESQILPDIYIRVRKVDERILNVVIEDNGPGVQKDVLPRVFGKLLYGSRFHAIRQSRGQQGIGISAAVLYAQLTSGKPVRITSRIDPKLPAYVYELKIDTQTNEPKLLSENYDDFFTSRGTRIELNMEATYVRGRQSVMEYLKNTAIVNPHARITFVDPYDERVIFERACDVLPKQPIEIKPHPHGIELGTLIKMLQSTDNLKLSSFLSLSFAKIGGHTMDSICKEANLDPAMAPQDLAQDIDGVKRLMAAFQKIKIQAPPKDCLSPITGDLLKKGLTQNHRVDFISTVSRPVNVSRGNPFLVEAAIAYGGDIDTEGRAEIYRIANRVPLMYQQGACAITHAIERINWKNYNMEQPKGAKMPQGPIMIMVHVASTNVPFTSESKDAIADIPELEDEIELAVREAARDLGRYLAEQKKALDARKKIKMFEAYTKELAIALQDLTGKDHAVIEAQLRDVLAKKFTKFIDTDEPVKQEAANDSPQ; encoded by the coding sequence ATGACTCCTGCTAAGGCCGGTACCAAGGCGGAGGCGAAGGTGGAAGCTAAGCTCCCAAAAGCGGATTCGCCCATCGCCGTCGAGCTGGCAAAAAAACAGAAGGCGATCAGCGTCGCCGAGTTCTTCGAGAAGAACCGGCACATGCTGGGCTTCGATTCGCTCCCGCGGTGCCTGATAACGTGCGTCAAGGAGGCCGTCGATAACGCCCTCGACGCCTGTGAAGAATCCCAGATACTGCCCGACATTTACATCAGAGTCCGGAAGGTCGATGAGCGCATATTGAACGTCGTCATCGAGGATAACGGCCCCGGCGTCCAGAAGGACGTGCTGCCCCGGGTCTTCGGTAAATTGCTGTACGGCAGCCGTTTCCACGCGATACGCCAGAGCAGGGGGCAGCAGGGTATCGGTATATCCGCTGCCGTGCTTTATGCTCAGCTTACGAGCGGTAAGCCCGTGCGCATCACGTCCCGCATCGACCCCAAGTTGCCCGCCTATGTTTATGAGCTGAAGATCGATACCCAGACGAACGAGCCGAAGCTGCTCTCTGAAAATTACGATGATTTCTTCACCTCAAGGGGTACACGGATCGAGCTGAACATGGAGGCCACGTATGTCAGGGGCCGGCAATCAGTAATGGAATACTTAAAGAATACGGCAATAGTGAACCCGCACGCCCGCATCACGTTCGTCGACCCGTACGACGAGAGAGTCATCTTCGAGCGGGCCTGCGACGTGCTCCCGAAGCAGCCCATCGAGATCAAGCCCCACCCGCACGGCATCGAGCTGGGCACGCTCATTAAGATGCTCCAGTCGACGGATAATCTGAAATTGAGCTCTTTCCTTTCTCTGTCTTTTGCGAAGATCGGCGGCCACACGATGGATTCTATCTGTAAGGAGGCCAATCTAGACCCCGCCATGGCCCCGCAGGACCTGGCCCAGGATATCGACGGCGTGAAGCGCCTTATGGCAGCTTTCCAGAAGATCAAGATACAGGCACCGCCTAAGGATTGTCTTTCGCCTATTACTGGCGATCTATTAAAGAAGGGCCTGACCCAGAATCATCGAGTTGACTTCATTTCTACTGTGTCCCGCCCGGTGAACGTGTCCCGCGGCAACCCGTTCCTGGTCGAGGCGGCCATCGCCTACGGCGGCGACATCGACACGGAAGGCAGGGCTGAAATATACCGTATTGCGAACCGCGTGCCGCTCATGTACCAGCAGGGCGCATGCGCCATAACGCACGCCATCGAGCGCATCAACTGGAAGAACTATAATATGGAGCAGCCTAAAGGGGCGAAGATGCCCCAGGGGCCGATCATGATAATGGTCCACGTTGCCTCAACGAACGTCCCGTTCACCTCAGAATCAAAAGATGCCATAGCGGATATCCCCGAGCTAGAGGACGAGATCGAGCTGGCCGTGAGGGAAGCGGCGAGGGACCTGGGCCGGTATCTGGCAGAGCAGAAGAAGGCCCTGGACGCTCGCAAGAAGATCAAGATGTTCGAAGCCTATACGAAGGAGCTCGCCATCGCGCTGCAGGACCTGACGGGCAAGGACCACGCCGTCATCGAGGCCCAGCTACGGGACGTCCTGGCAAAGAAGTTTACGAAGTTCATCGATACCGATGAGCCGGTGAAGCAGGAGGCGGCAAATGACAGCCCGCAGTAA
- a CDS encoding DUF3795 domain-containing protein codes for MSRKRCDEFSIKYNMAAPCGMYCGYCRQYLQREMGIKKGCEGCRVRNKNCVFIRKDCPYLNKGVYQFCYECKEFPCVDLKAIDSLYQKRYHTSFIEDLKRMKEVGVDAWLEEKYVASKCPACGGRLCIHDAKCYDCGAPLIKE; via the coding sequence ATGTCAAGGAAACGATGTGACGAATTTTCAATAAAATACAACATGGCGGCCCCCTGCGGCATGTATTGCGGCTACTGCCGGCAATATCTACAGCGCGAGATGGGCATAAAGAAGGGCTGCGAAGGGTGCCGGGTGCGAAATAAGAACTGCGTGTTCATCCGGAAGGATTGCCCCTACCTGAATAAAGGCGTCTACCAGTTCTGCTATGAGTGCAAAGAGTTCCCGTGCGTCGACCTCAAGGCCATCGACAGCCTGTATCAAAAGAGATATCATACGAGCTTTATCGAGGACCTGAAAAGGATGAAGGAGGTAGGTGTCGATGCCTGGCTCGAAGAAAAATACGTAGCATCAAAGTGCCCGGCCTGCGGCGGGCGCCTGTGCATCCACGATGCAAAGTGCTACGACTGCGGTGCGCCGCTTATCAAGGAATGA
- a CDS encoding class I SAM-dependent methyltransferase, whose protein sequence is MATSPKPTKAREKIYFQVWERTGVTEHMGGIEATEALARMARIASGQLILDIGCGTGYTAAYIAGDHKARVICIDLMPGLLTISRERITREGLDDRVSFIRADAHHMPFRNAVFDRALAESVLVFCDKGRVANEVSRLLKPGGLFGDNELTFLEPPPAELHEMLSMDRGLGMEPMTENGWEEIYKNSGLCPVSRRVRPVNFLSQLIDHIRIDGPIRYFSSTVKGITDVRLRKGFFNKYTGKAARKFSSYVGYGLYISEKSMTDDGPN, encoded by the coding sequence ATGGCCACTAGCCCTAAACCAACTAAAGCCCGGGAAAAAATCTATTTTCAGGTCTGGGAACGGACCGGCGTGACCGAGCACATGGGCGGTATCGAGGCAACTGAAGCCCTCGCCCGGATGGCACGGATCGCTTCGGGACAGCTGATCCTGGACATCGGTTGTGGTACGGGCTATACGGCCGCATATATCGCCGGGGATCATAAGGCAAGGGTGATCTGCATTGACCTCATGCCCGGACTTTTGACCATATCCCGGGAACGTATCACCCGGGAAGGCCTCGACGACCGCGTATCGTTCATCAGGGCGGATGCGCACCATATGCCGTTCCGTAACGCCGTTTTCGACCGGGCCCTGGCCGAGTCGGTTCTGGTCTTTTGCGATAAGGGCCGTGTAGCGAATGAGGTATCCCGGCTCCTCAAGCCTGGTGGGCTTTTCGGCGATAATGAGCTGACCTTCCTGGAACCGCCGCCGGCGGAGTTGCATGAAATGTTATCGATGGACAGGGGCCTGGGCATGGAGCCGATGACGGAAAATGGCTGGGAGGAAATATATAAGAATTCGGGCTTATGTCCCGTCAGTCGTCGCGTACGCCCGGTCAATTTCCTGTCCCAGCTGATCGATCATATACGGATCGACGGCCCGATAAGATATTTTTCTTCGACGGTCAAGGGCATAACCGATGTCCGCTTAAGGAAAGGGTTTTTTAATAAGTATACGGGCAAGGCTGCCCGTAAGTTTTCGTCATACGTCGGATACGGGCTCTACATTAGTGAAAAATCCATGACAGATGACGGGCCCAATTAG
- a CDS encoding MTH865 family protein has product MTEKSTTMLGEEPSPQDIEALDKLKVDIVEQLRAADVKFPIKTKADLANIYPKGTRKSCMYKGQEVSLHDMINNIDDRAFPLENAGDTAIALVSSCQMNVVK; this is encoded by the coding sequence ATGACCGAGAAGAGTACAACGATGCTGGGCGAGGAGCCGTCGCCCCAGGATATCGAGGCGCTGGATAAGCTTAAGGTGGATATCGTCGAGCAGCTTCGAGCGGCCGACGTGAAGTTCCCGATCAAGACCAAGGCGGACCTGGCGAACATATACCCGAAGGGGACGCGAAAGTCCTGTATGTATAAGGGCCAGGAAGTTTCGCTCCACGACATGATCAATAATATCGATGACCGCGCGTTCCCGCTTGAGAACGCCGGCGATACGGCCATTGCGCTGGTATCCAGTTGTCAGATGAACGTAGTGAAATAA
- a CDS encoding TIGR04084 family radical SAM/SPASM domain-containing protein, producing MNFFITLTTACDLQCRYCYGECCDDFDESGDHEDIDYFLPRDLSCESSALRAFIEKDPEAALIFYGGEPLLNIKKMYELMDSLPARRFMLHTNGTMLHKVKPEYLNRLHTISISLDGDEKLTDYDRGEGVYNKIMANARLIRQNGFKGETIARMTVTEDCDIYSQALFLLNNPDFCFDSVHWQLNALFWKNDYQRRHFREWARDSYNPGINRLIKEWVRVMREEGKVLRMYPFMSVMRSMLLDEKTLLRCGAGWAEFNIQTDGKISPCPVMSGMKSYYAGDILTGDPLKLKQTLIAGPCKGCDILDICGGRCLYANVTVKWGDEGFAEVCGTIRNLVSGLQSALPEIRQLIKEGKISLQDFEHTKFNSCEIIP from the coding sequence ATGAACTTTTTCATCACGCTGACCACGGCCTGCGACCTGCAGTGCCGCTACTGCTATGGCGAGTGCTGCGACGACTTCGATGAGTCGGGGGACCACGAGGATATCGATTATTTCCTGCCTCGTGACCTGAGCTGCGAGTCGTCGGCCTTGAGAGCCTTTATTGAAAAAGACCCTGAAGCCGCCCTTATTTTCTATGGCGGCGAGCCGCTGCTCAATATTAAGAAGATGTACGAGCTCATGGACTCGCTGCCTGCCCGGCGCTTCATGCTCCACACGAACGGGACGATGCTCCATAAGGTAAAGCCCGAGTACCTGAACCGCCTTCACACTATATCGATATCGCTTGATGGCGACGAGAAGCTTACCGACTATGACCGGGGCGAAGGCGTCTACAATAAAATAATGGCGAACGCCCGGCTCATCCGGCAGAATGGCTTCAAAGGCGAGACCATCGCCCGGATGACCGTCACCGAGGATTGCGATATCTATAGCCAGGCCTTATTCTTATTAAATAATCCCGACTTTTGCTTCGACAGCGTCCACTGGCAGCTCAACGCCCTTTTCTGGAAGAACGACTACCAGCGCCGCCACTTCAGGGAGTGGGCCAGGGACAGTTACAATCCTGGCATCAACCGGCTCATAAAAGAATGGGTCCGGGTAATGAGGGAAGAGGGCAAAGTCCTAAGGATGTACCCGTTCATGTCCGTCATGCGCTCGATGCTGCTTGACGAAAAGACGCTCCTCCGCTGCGGCGCCGGGTGGGCGGAATTCAACATCCAGACGGACGGAAAAATATCCCCCTGCCCCGTAATGTCCGGAATGAAATCGTATTATGCCGGCGACATCCTTACTGGCGACCCGTTAAAGCTCAAGCAGACGCTCATCGCCGGCCCCTGCAAGGGCTGCGATATCCTCGATATCTGCGGAGGCCGGTGCCTCTATGCTAACGTGACCGTGAAGTGGGGCGACGAGGGATTTGCTGAAGTTTGCGGCACCATCAGGAACCTTGTAAGCGGACTCCAGAGTGCCCTACCAGAGATCAGGCAACTCATAAAAGAAGGAAAGATAAGCTTGCAGGACTTCGAACACACGAAGTTTAACAGCTGTGAGATCATTCCTTGA
- the pth2 gene encoding peptidyl-tRNA hydrolase Pth2 — MTEYKQCILVRDDLKLPKGKMAVQVAHASLAAYEWAKPSVQEAWKREGMKKIVLKVDKVEDLFRYKEEARKMDIPTALIQDAGLTTVPPGTITALGMGPADAIILNKIVGHLKLM; from the coding sequence ATGACCGAATACAAGCAGTGCATACTCGTCAGGGACGACTTGAAGCTCCCGAAAGGCAAAATGGCAGTACAGGTGGCCCACGCGTCACTCGCGGCGTACGAGTGGGCGAAGCCATCGGTACAGGAAGCATGGAAAAGGGAAGGCATGAAAAAGATCGTCCTCAAGGTCGATAAGGTAGAAGACCTCTTCAGGTACAAGGAGGAGGCCAGGAAAATGGACATACCGACGGCGCTCATCCAGGACGCCGGGCTCACGACCGTGCCTCCCGGCACGATAACGGCGCTGGGAATGGGGCCGGCCGATGCCATCATACTGAACAAGATCGTCGGCCATTTAAAATTAATGTAA
- a CDS encoding DNA topoisomerase IV subunit A: MTARSKEIVEKLTQVGEDVLGDIKAGKNPSIDITMRSLSNVYYDEKSGLIKLGDDKQKRYYFNLGQAKKFLQTMLIAKQIKILLEQDKPALSIRQLFYTLKHEIPGAGENTFDLQEESDPIIEDMELVTNSLREELNLIATPNGVLSGPMVVEDKTGDVLDFTKMGSAGGAVPPIVEDDFFHIKEMSADYILVVEKYAVWNLLNQEKYWKKNNCLLLTGKGQPARAERRLLARFGEEYKIPIYVFTDMDPWGYYIYSVYKSGSINLAFFSEKAACPRAKYIGLSVKDVREFDIPRSSWVKLNDEDFKRMEEIASYDWFKKDKWQKELADLKKFGYKIEQDALVSKSIEFTANNYLPAKIENKDYFD, translated from the coding sequence ATGACAGCCCGCAGTAAGGAGATCGTGGAAAAGCTGACGCAGGTCGGCGAGGACGTGCTGGGCGACATCAAAGCAGGCAAGAACCCGTCCATCGACATCACCATGCGCTCGCTGAGTAACGTGTATTATGACGAGAAGTCGGGCTTGATCAAGCTGGGCGACGATAAGCAAAAGCGGTATTACTTTAACCTGGGCCAGGCGAAGAAGTTCCTCCAGACCATGCTCATCGCGAAGCAGATCAAGATCCTGTTAGAGCAGGATAAGCCCGCCCTGTCCATCCGTCAGCTGTTCTACACGCTGAAGCACGAGATACCCGGCGCGGGCGAGAATACCTTCGACCTTCAGGAAGAGTCCGACCCCATCATCGAGGACATGGAGCTCGTGACAAACAGCCTGCGTGAAGAGCTGAACCTCATCGCCACGCCTAACGGCGTGCTTTCAGGGCCGATGGTCGTCGAGGATAAGACCGGCGACGTGCTTGATTTCACTAAAATGGGCTCGGCCGGCGGCGCGGTGCCTCCCATCGTCGAGGACGATTTCTTCCACATCAAGGAAATGAGCGCCGACTATATTCTTGTCGTCGAAAAATATGCCGTCTGGAACCTGCTGAACCAGGAGAAGTACTGGAAGAAGAATAATTGCCTGCTGCTTACCGGTAAAGGTCAGCCGGCCCGTGCCGAACGGCGCCTTCTTGCCCGTTTTGGCGAAGAATACAAGATACCCATCTACGTGTTCACCGATATGGACCCGTGGGGATACTACATTTATTCCGTGTATAAATCAGGGTCCATCAACCTGGCCTTCTTCTCGGAAAAAGCGGCATGCCCGCGGGCGAAGTACATCGGCCTGTCCGTAAAGGACGTCCGGGAATTCGACATTCCCAGGAGCTCATGGGTCAAGCTGAACGATGAGGATTTCAAGCGTATGGAGGAGATCGCCAGCTACGATTGGTTTAAAAAGGACAAGTGGCAGAAAGAGCTGGCCGACCTCAAGAAGTTCGGGTATAAGATCGAGCAGGACGCGCTGGTCTCTAAGTCCATCGAGTTCACGGCGAACAACTATTTGCCCGCCAAGATCGAGAACAAGGACTACTTCGATTAA
- a CDS encoding DRTGG domain-containing protein — MKSIFVSSITSRSGKTVITLGLALNSKVFTGFFKPFQEKMITVNGHLVEEDAYLMQSVIDFEASPAELCPFPRESIPSLTMDQVMEAYDRVSKNKELMIVEGVELITAGFLYGLSGFDIVERLKSDIILLSNADPESLDRLAMMKHYMDYRGIPLKGVILNFCDDVGIENFLKSKGIPVLGSMPYTPSLRTLHVYEIVEELNGLVLAGNENLNGLVEKTIIGAMSRDSALRYFERVPNKAVITGGDRNDVSLAALDTSMACLILTGGLLPSQEVVDRARSLGVPLISVREDTLAASEAIDKLIARIDPNDEKKIKLIKDEVARNIDVGRILH; from the coding sequence GTGAAGTCGATATTCGTAAGCTCCATAACGTCCCGGAGCGGCAAGACCGTCATTACTCTCGGGCTGGCACTCAACTCTAAAGTATTCACCGGGTTCTTCAAGCCGTTCCAGGAAAAGATGATCACGGTCAACGGCCACCTGGTGGAGGAAGACGCTTACCTGATGCAGTCGGTCATCGATTTCGAGGCGAGCCCGGCCGAGCTCTGCCCGTTCCCCCGGGAGTCCATACCATCGCTCACCATGGACCAGGTCATGGAGGCTTACGATCGCGTGAGCAAGAACAAGGAGCTTATGATCGTCGAAGGTGTCGAGCTTATCACCGCCGGGTTCTTGTACGGCCTGTCGGGCTTCGACATCGTCGAGCGCCTGAAATCCGATATCATCCTGTTATCCAACGCGGACCCCGAGTCCCTGGACCGGCTGGCGATGATGAAACATTATATGGATTATCGCGGCATCCCTCTCAAAGGCGTGATATTGAATTTTTGTGATGACGTGGGGATCGAGAACTTCCTGAAGAGCAAAGGCATCCCCGTGCTGGGCTCCATGCCGTATACGCCTTCGCTGAGGACTCTCCATGTATACGAGATCGTGGAGGAGCTCAACGGCCTCGTGCTGGCGGGCAACGAGAACCTGAATGGCCTGGTGGAGAAGACCATTATCGGCGCTATGAGCCGGGACTCGGCGCTTCGGTACTTCGAGCGTGTCCCCAATAAGGCCGTGATCACGGGCGGCGACCGCAACGACGTGTCGCTCGCTGCCCTGGACACCTCTATGGCCTGCCTGATCCTGACGGGCGGCCTGCTGCCGTCGCAGGAGGTCGTCGACCGGGCGCGGTCGCTTGGCGTGCCGCTCATCTCCGTAAGGGAAGACACTCTCGCCGCATCCGAGGCCATCGATAAGCTGATCGCCCGCATCGATCCCAACGACGAGAAAAAGATCAAGCTCATCAAGGATGAGGTCGCCAGGAACATTGACGTCGGGCGTATTTTACATTGA